Proteins from a genomic interval of Heteronotia binoei isolate CCM8104 ecotype False Entrance Well chromosome 5, APGP_CSIRO_Hbin_v1, whole genome shotgun sequence:
- the LOC132571602 gene encoding gastrula zinc finger protein XlCGF57.1-like → MSGRSVTREMNFSEAERAPSEENQRAQAQERAQDALPSDGDEMVLCYQFCRGVDRAAVPPLQGPFSVEELAVKFTEAEWALLDPDQRDLHREVMLEAYKAVASLGNDQRNEEDEELCHLLTDVAENEDLSGDFGNQGSGQRQKGSHTTEKTDQTIPYQGGDFREVNLHEAEGTYKCLECAMNFSDQTQYNTHFQMHSEKKIHQCLECGKNCLCRAEQIRHLRTHSREKCYNSSHCGSGILEKSDCVHSEEKSFISSEGAMTFSDGKKGNIHFPEPSIMKAHKSFRCGKDFIYRSQLLVHQRIHTGEKSSDCTEGGKRLSQSGILQEYLRAHKEYKSFECSECGKKFSGSSPLIRHMRIHTGEKPFECTKCGKKFSRSGNLILHQRTHTGEKPFECLECGKRFSQSSALHQHLRTHTGEKPFECSECGKRFSQSRVLHQHQRIHTGEKPFECSVCGKKLSWSGELKRHQRIHTGEKPFECSECGKRFTLRDQLQQHLRTHTGEKPFECSMCGKRFSQIGHLQQHLRTHTGEKPFECSECGKRFRLNGSLQRHLRTHTGEKPFECPECGKKFSESDSFQRHQRTHTGEKPFECSECGKRFSASDSLQQHQRIHTGEKPFECSECGRRFTWNRSFQRHLRIHFAT, encoded by the exons ATGTCGGGACGATCAGTGACGAGGGAGATGAATTTTTCTGAGGCAGAAAGAGCTCCGTCGGAAGAAAACCAGAGGGCTCAGGcccaggagcgtgcccaagatgccctcccAAGTG acGGAGATGAAATGGTGTTGTGCTATCAGTTCTGTAGAGGTGTGGACAGAGCTGCTGTACCTCCACTCCAG ggtcccttttccGTTGAGGAGCTGGCTGTGAaattcacggaggcagagtgggccctgctggatccggaccAAAGAGATCTTCACAGGGAAGTTATGCTGGAGGCCTACAAGGCTGTGGCTTctttgg GGAACGATCAGAGGAACGAGGAAGATGAGGAACTTTGCCATCTATTGACAGATGTAGCCGAGAATGAAGACTTGAGCGGAGACTTCGGGAATCAAGGCAGCGGTCAGAGGCAAAAAGGAAGCCACACGACTGAGAAGACGGATCAAACCATTCCTTATCAAGGAGGGGATTTCCGTGAAGTAAATCTCCACGAAGCTGAGGGAACATACAAGTGTTTGGAGTGTGCAATGAACTTCTCAGATCAAACTCAATATAATACCCATTTTCAAATGCACAGTGAAAAGAAGATCCATCaatgcctggaatgtggaaaGAACTGTCTTTGTAGAGCAGAACAAATTAGACATCTAAGAACACACTCAAGAGAGAAATGTTATAATAGTTCACACTGTGGCAGTGGGATCTTAGAGAAATCGGACTGTGTTCATTCAGAAGAGAAATCATTTATCTCCTCAGAGGGTGCAATGACATTCTCTGATGGAAAAAAGGGTAATATACATTTCCCAGAGCCCAGCATAATGAAGGCCCATAAATCTTTTAGGTGTGGAAAGGACTTCATTTACAGATCGCAGCTTCTCGTgcaccaaagaatccacacaggggagaaatcttcTGACTGCACAGAGGGTGGAAAGAGGTTGAGTCAGAGTGGTATTCTTCAAGAATATCTAAGAGCCCACAAAGAGTacaaatcttttgaatgctcagaatgtggaaagaaattcagtggaAGTAGCCCTCTTATACGTCACATGaggatccacacaggggagaaaccttttgaatgcactaagtgtggaaagaaattcagtcggagtggcaatctCATACttcatcaaagaactcacacgggggagaaaccttttgaatgcttggagtgtggaaagagattcagtcagagcagtGCTCTTCACCAgcacctaagaacccacacaggggagaaaccttttgaatgctcagagtgtggaaagagattcagtcagagccgTGTTCTTCAccagcatcaaagaatccacacaggggagaaaccttttgaatgctcagtgtgtgggaagAAACTCAGTTGGAGTGGTGAGCTTAAACGGCACcagagaattcacacaggggagaaaccttttgaatgttcagaatgtggaaagagattcacctTGAGAGACCAActtcaacagcatctaagaacacacacaggagagaaaccttttgaatgctcaatgtgtggaaagagattcagtcagattggccatcttcaacagcatctaagaacccatactggggagaaaccttttgaatgctctgagtgtggaaagagattcaggttgAATGGCAGTCTTCAGcggcatctaagaacccatacaggggagaaaccttttgaatgtccagagtgtggaaagaaattcagcgAGAGTGACAGTTTTCAACGGcatcaaaggacccacacaggggagaaaccttttgaatgctcagaatgcgGTAAGAGATTCAGTGCAAGTGACAGTCTTCAGCAgcaccaaagaatccacacaggggagaaaccttttgaatgctcagagtgtggaaggagattcactTGGAACAGAAGTTTTCAAAGACATCTCCGAATCCATTTCGCTACTTAG